In Streptantibioticus cattleyicolor NRRL 8057 = DSM 46488, a genomic segment contains:
- a CDS encoding phytoene desaturase family protein gives MPERPSYDVVIVGGGHNGLVAAAYLARAGRSVLVLERLPRVGGAAVSAPVFPGVDARLSRYSYLVSLLPRRIVDDLGLRITLRRRRISSYTPDGRGAGLLVDEADAERTRASFARVTGSEREFEAWRRFYAMTRRVAERVFPTLTEPLPTRTELRRRVAEPAAWEALFERPLGEAVEAAFADDLVRGVVLTDALIGTFSHAHDPSLRQNRCFLYHVIGGGTGEWRVPVGGMGAVTGALAAAARSAGAEIVTGCEVTGVATDGRRAEVSWDGGRAGARYVLVNAAPRTLAGLLGEAPPEPAAEGAQLKVNMVLRRLPRPADPAVRPEEAFAGTFHVGESYGELATAYRQAAAGRVPEAPPCELYCHSLTDPSILSPALAASGHHTVTLFGLHAPARLFAADPAGAKAALLKAVLARLDAVLAEPVEGCLATDAEGRPCLEAKTPPELEAEVGLPGGHIFHADLAWPHATEATGRWGVETRHANVLLCGAGAVRGGGVSGVPGHNAAMSVLERPV, from the coding sequence ATGCCCGAACGTCCTTCCTACGACGTGGTGATCGTCGGCGGCGGCCACAACGGCCTGGTGGCCGCCGCCTATCTGGCCCGGGCGGGCCGCAGCGTGCTGGTGCTGGAGCGGCTGCCCCGGGTCGGCGGGGCGGCGGTGTCGGCACCGGTGTTCCCCGGGGTGGACGCGCGGCTGTCGCGCTACTCGTACCTGGTGAGCCTGCTGCCCCGGCGCATCGTGGACGACCTGGGGCTGCGCATCACGCTGCGGCGCCGCCGGATCTCCTCGTACACCCCGGACGGGCGCGGCGCGGGGCTGCTGGTGGACGAGGCGGACGCGGAGCGCACCCGGGCCTCGTTCGCCCGGGTGACCGGCTCTGAGCGGGAGTTCGAGGCGTGGCGGCGGTTCTACGCGATGACCCGGCGGGTGGCCGAGCGGGTCTTCCCGACGCTCACCGAGCCGCTGCCGACGCGGACGGAGCTGCGCCGCCGGGTGGCCGAACCGGCGGCGTGGGAGGCGCTGTTCGAGCGTCCGCTGGGTGAGGCGGTGGAGGCCGCGTTCGCCGACGACCTGGTGCGCGGGGTGGTGCTCACCGACGCGCTGATCGGCACGTTCAGCCACGCGCACGACCCGTCGCTGCGGCAGAACCGCTGCTTCCTGTACCACGTGATCGGCGGCGGCACCGGCGAGTGGCGGGTGCCGGTGGGCGGGATGGGGGCGGTCACCGGGGCGCTGGCGGCGGCGGCCCGGTCGGCGGGGGCCGAGATCGTCACCGGGTGCGAGGTGACCGGGGTGGCCACCGACGGCCGGCGGGCCGAGGTGAGCTGGGACGGCGGCCGGGCCGGGGCGCGGTACGTGCTGGTGAACGCGGCGCCGCGGACGCTCGCCGGGCTGCTGGGCGAGGCCCCGCCGGAGCCGGCGGCCGAGGGCGCCCAGCTCAAGGTCAACATGGTGCTGCGGCGGCTGCCGCGGCCGGCCGATCCGGCGGTGCGGCCCGAGGAGGCGTTCGCCGGCACCTTCCATGTCGGCGAGTCCTACGGCGAGTTGGCGACCGCCTACCGGCAGGCGGCGGCCGGCCGGGTGCCGGAGGCGCCGCCGTGCGAGCTGTACTGCCACTCGCTGACCGATCCGTCGATCCTCTCCCCCGCGCTGGCCGCCTCCGGCCACCACACGGTGACCCTCTTCGGGCTGCACGCCCCGGCGCGGCTCTTCGCCGCCGACCCGGCGGGGGCCAAGGCGGCGCTGCTCAAGGCGGTGCTGGCCCGGCTGGACGCGGTGCTCGCCGAGCCGGTCGAGGGGTGCCTGGCCACCGACGCCGAGGGGCGGCCGTGCCTGGAGGCGAAGACCCCGCCGGAGCTGGAGGCCGAGGTGGGGCTGCCCGGCGGCCACATCTTCCACGCCGACCTGGCCTGGCCCCACGCCACCGAGGCCACCGGGCGGTGGGGCGTGGAGACCCGCCACGCCAACGTGCTGCTGTGCGGGGCGGGCGCGGTGCGCGGTGGCGGGGTGAGCGGCGTCCCCGGCCACAACGCGGCGATGTCAGTGCTGGAGCGGCCCGTCTGA
- a CDS encoding small ribosomal subunit Rsm22 family protein — MNVPTATLGDELRTALSAALDGLPSREAARAVERLMANYRGRTPTDAPVLRDAADVAAYAAYRMPATFEAVRSALAAFRARAGDWAPRVHVDLGGGTGAATWAVADAWPDGDHRTTVLDWSQAALDLGRSLAAAAPHPALRSAQWRRQGVGGAPEVPEADLVTVSYLLGELTEADRDALLRAVVPAARAVLVVEPGTPAGYARVLQARQALVDAGFTVLAPCPHDAACPMAGNDWCHFAARVARSSLHRQVKGGTLGHEDEKFSYVAAARLPGRPAPSRVVRHPQIRKGQVLLDLCTRDEGLRRVTVSKRQGATYRDARDAGWGDPWPPAQAPREPGGSDGPLQH, encoded by the coding sequence GTGAACGTCCCCACTGCCACGCTCGGTGACGAGCTGCGTACCGCCCTGTCCGCCGCCCTGGACGGGCTGCCGTCACGGGAGGCCGCACGCGCCGTCGAGCGGCTGATGGCGAACTACCGGGGGCGTACCCCCACCGACGCCCCGGTGCTGCGTGACGCGGCGGACGTGGCCGCGTACGCCGCCTACCGGATGCCGGCCACCTTCGAGGCGGTGCGCTCGGCGCTGGCGGCGTTCCGCGCCCGGGCCGGCGACTGGGCGCCGCGCGTCCACGTCGACCTCGGCGGCGGCACCGGCGCCGCCACCTGGGCCGTCGCCGACGCCTGGCCCGACGGCGACCACCGCACCACGGTGCTCGACTGGTCGCAGGCGGCGCTCGACCTCGGCCGGTCGCTGGCCGCCGCCGCCCCGCACCCGGCGCTGCGCTCCGCCCAGTGGCGCCGGCAGGGCGTCGGCGGCGCCCCCGAGGTCCCCGAGGCCGACCTCGTCACCGTCTCCTACCTGCTCGGCGAACTCACCGAGGCCGACCGCGACGCGCTGCTGCGGGCCGTGGTGCCCGCCGCCCGCGCCGTGCTGGTGGTCGAGCCGGGCACCCCGGCCGGTTACGCCCGGGTGCTCCAGGCCCGGCAGGCGCTGGTGGACGCCGGTTTCACGGTGCTCGCCCCCTGCCCGCACGACGCCGCCTGCCCGATGGCCGGGAACGACTGGTGCCACTTCGCCGCCCGGGTCGCCCGCTCCTCGCTGCACCGCCAGGTCAAGGGCGGCACGCTCGGCCACGAGGACGAGAAGTTCTCCTACGTCGCCGCCGCCCGCCTGCCCGGCCGCCCCGCCCCGTCCCGCGTGGTGCGCCACCCGCAGATCCGCAAGGGACAGGTGCTGCTCGACCTGTGCACCCGGGACGAGGGGCTGCGCCGGGTCACCGTCTCCAAACGGCAGGGCGCCACCTACCGCGACGCCCGCGACGCCGGCTGGGGCGACCCCTGGCCGCCGGCCCAGGCGCCGCGGGAACCCGGCGGGTCAGACGGGCCGCTCCAGCACTGA
- a CDS encoding serine hydrolase domain-containing protein: MTLRGQLRTALRAAVEPPPSGHPWCAGAVVLAGAAGGDEVCETAGWAVRYAAYDPVRDEGVELPRDAWLPVRADTVFDLASLTKLCTAILTVQAAERGELDLDAPVAAALPEFGAAGKHELAPRQLLTHTSGLRAELPFYDHPTGSARLEPLWAEEPLTRPGTAYRYSDLDFITLGLLLERVTGTPLDTLLRDRVTGPLAMADTRFRPPASWLPRTAATEDQRRPWAKADRGMLHGTAHDENAHALGGVAGHAGLFSTAADLGLLCRALLDGGAGILQPRTVRQLTADHGLPGRPHGLGFELDQPWYMGELSGPGTAGHTGFTGTSLVLDPATGHYVVLLANAVHPCRTWRRGNAVRAAVATALARHRPRRPA, translated from the coding sequence ATGACCCTGCGCGGCCAGTTGCGAACCGCCCTGCGCGCCGCGGTGGAGCCGCCGCCCTCCGGCCATCCGTGGTGCGCGGGGGCGGTGGTGCTCGCCGGGGCGGCCGGCGGCGACGAGGTGTGCGAGACGGCCGGGTGGGCGGTGCGGTACGCGGCGTACGACCCGGTGCGCGACGAGGGCGTGGAGCTGCCGCGCGACGCGTGGCTGCCGGTGCGCGCCGACACCGTCTTCGACCTCGCCTCGCTGACCAAACTGTGCACCGCGATCCTCACCGTGCAGGCGGCCGAACGCGGCGAACTCGACCTGGACGCGCCGGTCGCCGCCGCGCTGCCGGAGTTCGGCGCGGCCGGCAAACACGAGCTGGCGCCGCGTCAGCTCCTGACGCACACCTCCGGACTCCGCGCCGAGCTGCCCTTCTACGACCACCCCACCGGAAGCGCCCGGCTGGAACCGCTGTGGGCCGAGGAGCCGCTGACCCGGCCGGGCACCGCCTACCGCTACTCCGACCTGGACTTCATCACCCTCGGGCTGCTGCTGGAACGGGTCACCGGCACCCCGCTCGACACCCTGCTGCGCGACCGCGTCACCGGGCCGCTCGCCATGGCCGACACCCGCTTCCGCCCGCCCGCCTCCTGGCTGCCGCGCACCGCCGCCACCGAGGACCAGCGCCGCCCCTGGGCCAAGGCCGACCGCGGCATGCTGCACGGCACCGCGCACGACGAGAACGCCCACGCCCTCGGCGGCGTCGCCGGGCACGCCGGGCTCTTCTCCACCGCCGCCGACCTCGGCCTGCTCTGCCGCGCGCTGCTCGACGGTGGCGCCGGGATCCTCCAGCCGCGTACCGTACGGCAGCTGACCGCCGACCACGGTCTGCCCGGCCGGCCGCACGGCCTCGGGTTCGAACTCGACCAGCCCTGGTACATGGGCGAGCTGTCCGGCCCCGGCACCGCCGGACACACCGGCTTCACCGGCACCAGCCTCGTCCTCGACCCGGCCACCGGCCACTACGTGGTGCTCCTCGCCAACGCCGTCCACCCCTGCCGCACCTGGCGGCGGGGGAACGCGGTACGGGCCGCGGTGGCCACCGCGCTCGCCCGCCACCGTCCCCGGCGGCCCGCCTAG
- a CDS encoding Bcr/CflA family multidrug efflux MFS transporter, with protein MTEPGPTAAETPREHDRISDDNGHQAHEAGVSRDSARRSGLLVTLVLGGLTALPPLSMDMYLPALPAVTKAFGSPPATVQLTLTACLLGMALGQLVVGPMSDKWGRRTPLLTGMVSYVLATAVCAFAPNTELLIAFRLLQGLAGAAGIVIARAVVRDLYDGQAMARFFSTLMLISGVAPVVAPLIGGQILRFTDWRGVFVVLTVVGALLTLLVVRRLPETLPAGRRHEGGVGEALPTMRALLADKPFTGYLLAGSFAFAALFAYVSASSFVVQDIYGASPQTFSLLFGINSVGLVAVGQFNGKFLVGRVSLDRALGVGLAVITVAAVALLLMTSGVFGRVGLVPVAVGLFVLMSAMGLAMPNTNAQALMRTPNAAGSASALLGTAQFLIGAVASPLVGIAGAHTAVPMALVQLGCAVVAMVCFLGLCRPWRTDRSATVGG; from the coding sequence ATGACCGAGCCCGGCCCCACCGCGGCCGAAACCCCCCGCGAACACGACCGAATATCCGACGACAACGGGCACCAGGCGCACGAGGCAGGGGTGTCGCGGGACTCGGCACGCCGGTCCGGGCTGCTGGTCACCCTGGTCCTGGGCGGACTGACCGCGCTGCCGCCGCTGTCGATGGACATGTACCTGCCCGCGCTGCCCGCCGTCACCAAGGCGTTCGGCAGCCCGCCGGCCACCGTGCAGCTCACCTTGACCGCGTGTCTGCTCGGGATGGCCCTCGGCCAGCTCGTCGTCGGCCCGATGAGCGACAAGTGGGGCCGGCGCACCCCGCTGCTCACCGGCATGGTGAGCTACGTCCTGGCCACCGCGGTGTGCGCCTTCGCGCCCAACACCGAGCTGCTGATCGCCTTCCGGCTGTTGCAGGGGCTGGCCGGGGCGGCCGGCATCGTCATCGCCCGCGCGGTCGTGCGTGACCTGTACGACGGACAGGCGATGGCCCGCTTCTTCTCCACGCTGATGCTGATCTCCGGGGTGGCGCCGGTGGTCGCCCCGCTCATCGGCGGCCAGATCCTGCGCTTCACCGACTGGCGCGGGGTCTTCGTGGTGCTCACCGTCGTCGGCGCGCTGCTCACCCTGCTCGTGGTGCGCCGCCTGCCGGAGACGCTGCCGGCCGGCCGCCGGCACGAGGGCGGGGTGGGCGAGGCGCTGCCCACCATGCGCGCCCTGCTGGCCGACAAGCCGTTCACCGGCTACCTGCTGGCCGGCAGCTTCGCCTTCGCCGCGCTCTTCGCGTACGTCTCCGCCTCCTCCTTCGTCGTCCAGGACATCTACGGCGCCTCGCCGCAGACCTTCAGCCTGCTGTTCGGGATCAACTCGGTCGGCCTGGTGGCGGTGGGCCAGTTCAACGGCAAGTTCCTGGTGGGGCGGGTGTCGCTGGACCGGGCGCTGGGCGTGGGGCTGGCGGTGATCACGGTGGCCGCGGTGGCGCTGCTGCTGATGACCTCGGGGGTCTTCGGCCGGGTCGGGCTGGTGCCGGTGGCCGTCGGGCTCTTCGTGCTGATGTCGGCGATGGGGCTGGCGATGCCCAACACCAACGCGCAGGCGCTGATGCGTACCCCGAACGCGGCCGGTTCCGCCTCCGCGCTGCTGGGCACCGCGCAGTTCCTGATCGGCGCGGTCGCCTCGCCGCTGGTCGGCATCGCCGGGGCGCACACCGCGGTGCCGATGGCGCTGGTGCAGCTCGGCTGCGCGGTCGTGGCCATGGTGTGCTTCCTCGGCCTGTGCCGCCCCTGGCGCACCGACCGGAGCGCTACCGTCGGGGGATGA
- a CDS encoding 4a-hydroxytetrahydrobiopterin dehydratase produces the protein MTIPDPLSHKEIADRLAELPGWELSADGRTLCLVHRLPHLVAARLVQQIARLQESDGRYARIVLERDRLTVAITAHDANETFTEGDFDLARRISDLASA, from the coding sequence ATGACGATCCCCGACCCGTTGTCGCACAAGGAGATAGCGGACCGCCTCGCCGAGTTGCCCGGCTGGGAGCTGAGCGCGGACGGCCGCACGCTCTGCCTCGTCCACCGGCTGCCGCACCTGGTGGCCGCCCGGCTCGTGCAGCAGATCGCCCGTCTTCAGGAGTCCGACGGCCGTTATGCCCGGATCGTCCTGGAACGCGACCGGCTGACCGTCGCCATCACGGCGCACGACGCCAACGAGACGTTCACCGAGGGTGACTTCGACCTCGCCCGCCGGATCAGCGACCTCGCCTCCGCGTGA
- a CDS encoding IS110 family RNA-guided transposase produces MSERRAQVWAGIDAGKGHHWAAVVDESGPTVWSKKIDNDETAILAALGEILDLAEKVHWAVDISGTSSALLLALLAAHGQQAVYVPGRTVNRMSGAYRGEAKTDARDAYVIAETARHRRDLAAIDVPVQLAAHLALLTGHRTDLVADRVRMINRLRDVLTGIFPALERAFDYSAHKGALVLLTGYQTPAAIRRRGRTRLTAWLANRGVRGADAVAATALEAAEAQHTALPGEDIAAAIVADLAAQILALDDRLKRIDKQIRDTFRAHPQAEIIESLPGMGPILGAEFVVAAGDLTAYADAGHLASAAGLVPVPRDSGRRTGNLHRPKRYSRRLRRVFYLSAQTSIIREGPNRDFYLKKRGEGCKHVQAIIALARRRASVLWALLRDGRAFTSAPPAAQAA; encoded by the coding sequence GTGAGCGAGCGGCGAGCCCAGGTCTGGGCCGGCATCGACGCCGGCAAGGGCCATCACTGGGCGGCGGTGGTCGACGAGAGCGGCCCGACCGTGTGGTCGAAGAAAATCGACAACGACGAGACGGCGATCCTGGCCGCGCTCGGTGAGATCCTCGACCTGGCCGAGAAGGTCCACTGGGCAGTGGACATCTCCGGTACCTCCTCCGCGCTGCTGCTGGCTCTGCTCGCGGCCCACGGCCAGCAGGCCGTCTACGTGCCCGGACGGACCGTCAACCGCATGTCCGGCGCCTACCGGGGCGAGGCCAAGACCGACGCCCGCGACGCCTACGTCATCGCCGAAACCGCCCGTCACCGCCGGGACTTGGCCGCCATCGACGTGCCCGTCCAGCTCGCGGCCCACCTCGCGCTGCTGACCGGCCACCGCACGGACCTGGTCGCCGACCGCGTACGGATGATCAATCGGCTCCGCGACGTGCTGACCGGCATCTTTCCCGCCCTGGAACGAGCCTTCGACTACTCGGCCCACAAGGGCGCCCTGGTCCTGCTGACCGGCTACCAGACCCCGGCCGCGATCCGCCGCCGAGGACGGACCCGCCTGACGGCCTGGCTGGCCAACCGCGGTGTCCGCGGCGCCGACGCGGTGGCCGCCACCGCACTGGAAGCCGCTGAGGCCCAGCACACCGCGCTGCCCGGCGAGGACATCGCCGCAGCGATCGTCGCCGACCTGGCTGCGCAGATCCTGGCCCTGGACGACCGCCTCAAGCGCATCGACAAGCAGATCCGCGACACCTTCCGCGCCCATCCTCAGGCCGAGATCATCGAGTCCCTGCCCGGCATGGGGCCGATCCTCGGGGCGGAGTTCGTCGTCGCGGCGGGCGACCTCACGGCTTACGCCGACGCCGGCCACCTCGCCTCGGCGGCCGGGCTGGTGCCCGTCCCGCGTGACTCGGGCCGGCGGACCGGCAACCTGCACCGGCCCAAGCGCTACAGCCGCCGCCTGCGCAGGGTTTTCTACCTGTCCGCGCAGACCAGCATCATCCGCGAGGGTCCTAACCGGGACTTCTACCTCAAGAAGCGCGGCGAAGGCTGCAAGCACGTCCAGGCGATCATTGCGCTCGCCCGCCGACGGGCCAGCGTCCTGTGGGCACTCCTGCGCGACGGACGGGCCTTCACCTCCGCCCCGCCTGCCGCGCAGGCGGCTTGA
- a CDS encoding IS110 family RNA-guided transposase — MDVVHERCAGIDIGKADVKVCVRVPGPGKRRRKEVRTFSTMTRDLLAMRDWLIAEGITVVGMEATGSYWKPVFYLLENDIGTWLLNARHMKNVPGRTDVADSEWICKMVEHGLVRPSFVPPPEIRQLRDLTRYRTEVIRERTREAQRLEKLLEDAGIKLSAVVSDLLGKSSRAMLEALIAGERDPLVLAEMAKASMRAKRAVLAQALTGRFTDHHAFLARTMLDRIGAVTATEARLSEEITRQLAPFRRQVELLTTIPGVNAKSAEVILAEIGVDMSRFPTAAHLASWAGMCPGNHESAGKHTSGKSRPGDPWLKGALGLAATAAARTKGTYLAARYKRIAVRRGKKRALVAIGHTILTPIWHMLTNDAEYAELGGDYFVQRTGRARQTRRLVSQLNMLGYQVSLQSAEAV, encoded by the coding sequence ATGGACGTTGTCCACGAACGATGCGCCGGGATCGATATCGGCAAGGCGGACGTGAAGGTCTGCGTCCGCGTTCCAGGGCCGGGCAAACGGCGCCGGAAAGAGGTACGCACCTTCTCCACCATGACCCGTGACCTGCTGGCGATGCGGGACTGGCTGATCGCCGAGGGCATCACCGTGGTCGGCATGGAGGCCACCGGCTCGTACTGGAAGCCGGTGTTCTACCTGCTGGAGAACGACATCGGGACCTGGCTGCTCAACGCCCGGCACATGAAGAACGTCCCCGGCCGCACCGACGTCGCCGATTCCGAGTGGATCTGCAAGATGGTCGAACACGGCCTGGTCCGGCCCTCGTTCGTCCCGCCGCCGGAGATCCGGCAGCTGCGGGACCTGACCCGCTACCGCACCGAGGTCATCCGCGAACGCACCCGCGAGGCCCAGCGGCTGGAGAAGCTTCTCGAAGACGCCGGGATCAAGCTCTCCGCCGTCGTCTCCGACCTGCTGGGCAAGTCGTCCCGCGCGATGCTGGAGGCCCTGATCGCCGGAGAACGCGACCCGCTGGTCCTGGCGGAGATGGCCAAGGCCAGCATGCGAGCCAAACGCGCGGTCCTGGCCCAGGCGCTGACCGGCCGGTTCACCGACCACCACGCGTTCCTGGCCCGCACCATGCTCGACCGCATCGGCGCGGTAACCGCGACCGAGGCCCGGCTGAGCGAGGAGATCACCCGCCAGCTCGCCCCCTTTCGCCGACAGGTCGAGCTGCTGACGACGATCCCGGGCGTCAACGCCAAGTCCGCCGAGGTGATCCTCGCCGAGATCGGCGTGGACATGAGCCGTTTCCCCACGGCTGCCCACCTGGCCTCGTGGGCCGGGATGTGTCCGGGCAACCACGAGTCCGCCGGCAAGCACACCTCCGGCAAGTCCCGCCCCGGCGACCCCTGGCTCAAGGGCGCCCTCGGGCTCGCCGCAACAGCAGCCGCCCGCACCAAGGGCACCTACCTTGCCGCCCGCTACAAACGCATCGCAGTCCGCCGCGGCAAGAAACGCGCACTGGTCGCCATCGGCCACACCATCCTGACCCCGATCTGGCACATGCTCACCAACGACGCCGAATACGCTGAACTCGGAGGCGACTACTTCGTCCAACGAACCGGCCGGGCCAGGCAGACGCGGCGCCTGGTCAGCCAGCTCAACATGCTCGGCTATCAAGTGTCCCTCCAATCAGCGGAAGCGGTCTGA
- a CDS encoding SDR family oxidoreductase, giving the protein MSEIQKTAVVTGAGSGIGRAVALALAGAGWRVTLAGRRAEALRETADLAGPGAPVAVLPTDVTVPEQVDALFTAVRERFGPLGLLFNNAGTGTPAVPVDQLPYDTWRSVVEVNLNGAFLCAQAAFRAMKNQHPRGGRIINNGSVSAHVPRPDSIAYTATKHAVTGLTKSLSLDGRPHRIACGQIDIGNAATDMTAPMRDGIKQADGTVRPEPVMDAADVARTVVHMASLPLEANVQFATVMATSMPYIGRG; this is encoded by the coding sequence ATGAGCGAAATTCAGAAGACCGCGGTGGTCACCGGGGCCGGCTCGGGCATCGGCCGCGCGGTGGCGCTGGCGCTGGCCGGGGCCGGCTGGCGGGTCACGCTCGCCGGCCGCCGCGCCGAGGCCCTGCGCGAGACCGCCGACCTCGCCGGCCCCGGCGCCCCGGTCGCCGTCCTCCCCACCGACGTCACCGTCCCCGAGCAGGTCGACGCCCTGTTCACCGCGGTACGGGAACGCTTCGGCCCGCTCGGACTGCTCTTCAACAACGCCGGCACCGGCACGCCTGCCGTCCCCGTGGACCAACTCCCCTACGACACCTGGCGGTCCGTGGTCGAGGTCAACCTCAACGGAGCCTTCCTCTGCGCCCAGGCGGCCTTCCGCGCCATGAAGAACCAACACCCGCGAGGTGGCCGGATCATCAACAACGGCTCCGTCTCCGCCCACGTCCCCCGCCCCGACAGCATCGCCTACACCGCCACCAAGCACGCCGTCACCGGCCTGACCAAGTCCCTCTCCCTCGACGGCCGCCCCCACCGGATCGCCTGCGGCCAGATCGACATCGGCAACGCCGCCACCGACATGACCGCCCCCATGCGCGACGGCATCAAGCAGGCCGACGGCACCGTACGCCCCGAACCGGTGATGGACGCCGCGGACGTGGCACGCACCGTGGTGCACATGGCGTCCCTGCCCCTGGAGGCCAACGTGCAGTTCGCGACGGTGATGGCCACGTCGATGCCGTACATCGGCCGGGGCTGA
- a CDS encoding PhzF family phenazine biosynthesis protein — MTTNSVAARDTATEVLRYTAFSADPAGGNPAGVVLDARGLDDAAMQRIAAGIGYSETAFVTPGPTCSAERDVTVRYFSPVAEVPFCGHATIATAVALAERAGEGTFTFATRAGEVPVSVVRDASGALYATLSSVDPYVEPIAPADLAEALAALRWPVSDLDPALPSRVAYAGARHLVVAAATRERLADLDYDFARLAAVMTRLGLTTVQLVWRESPEVFHVRNPFPVGGVVEDPATGAAAAAFGGYLRTLGLVGTDASLTLFQGADLGRPSRLTVELRPSDPRVHVSGTATRLTPG, encoded by the coding sequence ATGACGACGAATTCCGTGGCCGCGCGGGACACGGCCACCGAGGTGCTGCGGTACACCGCGTTCTCCGCCGACCCGGCCGGCGGCAACCCGGCCGGGGTGGTGCTCGACGCCCGGGGGCTCGACGACGCCGCGATGCAGCGGATCGCCGCCGGGATCGGCTACTCGGAGACCGCCTTCGTCACCCCCGGTCCGACCTGCTCCGCCGAACGCGACGTCACCGTGCGGTACTTCAGCCCCGTGGCGGAGGTGCCGTTCTGCGGCCACGCCACCATCGCCACGGCGGTCGCGCTGGCGGAACGGGCGGGCGAGGGCACGTTCACGTTCGCCACCCGCGCCGGTGAGGTGCCGGTGTCGGTGGTCCGGGACGCCTCGGGCGCGTTGTACGCCACGCTGTCCAGCGTCGATCCGTACGTGGAGCCGATCGCCCCCGCCGACCTGGCGGAGGCGCTGGCGGCGCTGCGCTGGCCGGTCTCCGACCTCGACCCGGCGCTGCCGTCCCGCGTCGCGTACGCCGGCGCCCGCCACCTCGTGGTGGCCGCCGCCACCCGGGAACGCCTCGCCGACCTCGACTACGACTTCGCCCGGCTGGCCGCCGTGATGACCCGACTCGGCCTGACCACCGTGCAGTTGGTGTGGCGCGAGTCGCCGGAGGTCTTCCACGTCCGCAACCCCTTCCCGGTCGGCGGTGTGGTGGAGGACCCGGCCACCGGTGCCGCCGCGGCGGCGTTCGGCGGCTATCTGCGCACCCTCGGCCTGGTCGGCACGGACGCCTCGCTCACCCTGTTCCAGGGCGCCGATCTGGGCCGTCCGAGCCGGCTCACGGTCGAGTTGCGCCCCAGCGACCCGCGGGTTCATGTCAGCGGCACGGCAACGCGGTTGACGCCCGGCTGA
- a CDS encoding DUF6299 family protein, which translates to MRNPARLMCTALAGLALATLPVPAGGAEPGDTGRITVDPVGHVTPAGDVRLSGTYRCYGDGSEDPVFVSSTLKQHGANQSVGGTNARCDGRVHRWVNEEHQQWTAFTPGPSRVEAHILRLSERSGLPLPAFLASRERTVVLR; encoded by the coding sequence ATGCGCAACCCTGCTCGCCTGATGTGCACCGCACTGGCGGGACTGGCGCTGGCCACGCTGCCGGTCCCGGCCGGCGGCGCCGAACCCGGGGACACCGGCCGGATCACCGTCGACCCCGTCGGCCACGTCACCCCGGCCGGTGACGTCCGCCTCTCCGGCACCTACCGCTGCTACGGCGACGGCTCCGAAGACCCCGTCTTCGTCAGCTCCACCCTCAAGCAACACGGCGCCAACCAGTCCGTCGGCGGCACCAACGCCCGCTGCGACGGCCGCGTCCACCGCTGGGTCAACGAAGAACACCAGCAATGGACCGCCTTCACCCCCGGCCCCTCCCGCGTCGAGGCCCACATCCTCCGCCTGAGCGAGCGCAGCGGCCTGCCGCTCCCGGCGTTCCTGGCGTCGAGGGAGAGGACGGTGGTGTTGCGGTAG
- a CDS encoding ATP-binding protein — protein MTASLSSQNAVTVRVFSQCFSATRLGARLARRVVVKRLEEWGTGPGTRVVEAAGVIVGELAANAVTHGRVPGRDFEVRLALVAGTVRIEVSDTRSERWLPAPGTVTVPSALAERGRGLVLVEALADRWTVVERVPVGKTVRVELDLHGAL, from the coding sequence ATGACAGCGTCTCTTTCCAGCCAGAATGCCGTCACCGTACGGGTGTTCAGCCAGTGTTTCAGCGCGACCCGGCTCGGGGCGCGACTCGCCCGGCGGGTGGTGGTGAAACGGCTGGAGGAGTGGGGGACGGGGCCCGGTACGCGGGTGGTAGAGGCGGCCGGGGTGATCGTGGGGGAGCTGGCCGCGAACGCGGTGACGCACGGGCGGGTGCCGGGGCGGGACTTCGAGGTGCGGCTGGCGCTGGTGGCGGGGACGGTCCGGATCGAGGTCTCCGACACCAGGTCGGAGCGGTGGCTGCCCGCGCCCGGTACGGTCACGGTGCCGAGCGCCCTCGCCGAGCGCGGGCGGGGGCTCGTGCTCGTCGAGGCGCTGGCGGACCGGTGGACGGTGGTCGAGCGGGTGCCGGTCGGCAAGACGGTGCGGGTGGAGTTGGATCTGCATGGGGCGCTGTGA